The Carnobacterium mobile DSM 4848 genome includes a window with the following:
- a CDS encoding ABC transporter ATP-binding protein yields MRNAGSKMAPRKAKNFWGTLKRLLGYMSSRLVAVGLVFVLAIVGTVLQTKTPRILGEATTEIFKGVMAGAKMQQAGQAMDKLPIDFDVIKNVLVTVAILYVLSAVFQYFQQFTMTRVAQRTVYDLRKDLKDKMNKVPMSYYDTHSNGDIMSRAVNDMDNIANTLQQTLTQFVNSFVLFFAVLYMMLSISWQMTLIAFVTVPLSVIVIGLIAPRSQKLFASQQKKLGLLNDQVEETYAGHVIIKTYNREEAEIENFEKQNEELYQSSWKAQFFSGFIMPMMNFVKNIGYLLVAVVGGIKVANGGMTLGDVQAFLQYTNQFSQPMSQMANLINTVQATVASAERVFEVLDEEEMTEEKSNVTPIQNSPYKISFEHVQFGYGDDNEELLMKDFNLNVKEGQMVAIVGPTGAGKSTLINLLERFYDVKGGSIKFDGVDTRDMSRDELRSHFSMVLQDTWLFNGTILDNIKYGSEKYGQDEERVAAAATAAHVDDFVHTLPAGYDTILNEEASNISLGQRQLITIARAFLVDPEVLILDEATSSVDTRTEILIQKAMRKLLQGRTSFVVAHRLSTIRDADNIIVMNEGDVMETGTHDELMAKGGFYADLYNSQFAEQPAI; encoded by the coding sequence ATGAGAAATGCAGGATCAAAAATGGCACCCCGCAAAGCCAAGAACTTTTGGGGCACGTTAAAAAGACTGCTTGGTTATATGTCAAGTCGTTTAGTTGCTGTTGGCTTAGTTTTTGTTTTAGCCATTGTTGGAACTGTCTTGCAGACTAAAACACCGAGAATTTTAGGGGAAGCAACGACAGAAATTTTCAAAGGTGTCATGGCAGGAGCTAAGATGCAACAAGCTGGCCAAGCCATGGATAAATTACCAATTGACTTTGATGTGATTAAAAATGTTTTAGTCACTGTAGCTATTTTGTATGTTTTATCTGCAGTTTTCCAATATTTCCAACAATTTACCATGACGCGTGTAGCGCAAAGAACGGTTTATGATTTGCGGAAAGACCTAAAAGATAAAATGAACAAAGTACCAATGAGTTATTACGACACTCACTCAAACGGAGATATTATGTCACGGGCTGTTAATGACATGGACAATATTGCCAATACGTTGCAACAAACCTTGACTCAATTTGTTAACAGTTTCGTCTTGTTTTTTGCCGTATTGTACATGATGCTCAGTATCAGCTGGCAAATGACCTTGATTGCTTTTGTAACAGTTCCGTTGAGTGTAATTGTGATTGGTTTGATTGCTCCACGTTCACAAAAGCTGTTTGCAAGTCAACAAAAAAAATTAGGCCTATTGAATGACCAAGTTGAAGAAACTTATGCTGGCCATGTAATTATTAAAACCTATAATCGTGAAGAAGCAGAAATAGAAAACTTTGAAAAACAAAATGAAGAATTGTATCAATCTTCTTGGAAAGCTCAATTCTTTTCTGGCTTCATTATGCCTATGATGAATTTTGTTAAAAATATTGGTTATTTGCTAGTAGCTGTAGTAGGGGGTATTAAAGTAGCAAATGGTGGAATGACCTTAGGGGACGTTCAAGCTTTTCTACAATATACCAATCAATTTAGTCAGCCAATGAGCCAAATGGCTAATTTGATCAACACCGTTCAAGCAACTGTTGCTTCAGCTGAGCGGGTATTTGAAGTGTTAGATGAAGAAGAAATGACAGAAGAAAAATCGAATGTCACACCTATTCAAAATTCACCTTACAAAATTTCCTTTGAACACGTTCAATTTGGTTATGGTGACGATAATGAAGAATTATTGATGAAAGACTTTAACTTAAATGTTAAAGAGGGCCAAATGGTTGCTATCGTTGGACCAACTGGAGCAGGTAAATCTACCTTGATCAATCTATTGGAACGCTTTTATGATGTTAAAGGCGGAAGTATCAAATTTGATGGTGTAGATACCAGAGACATGTCCCGTGATGAATTGCGTTCGCATTTCAGTATGGTATTGCAAGATACTTGGTTATTTAATGGAACAATCCTTGATAATATCAAATACGGTAGCGAAAAATATGGTCAAGATGAAGAACGTGTGGCTGCAGCAGCGACAGCGGCTCACGTAGATGATTTTGTTCATACATTGCCTGCTGGTTACGATACGATTCTAAATGAAGAAGCCAGCAATATTTCACTTGGGCAACGCCAATTGATTACGATTGCTCGTGCTTTCTTAGTTGACCCTGAAGTCTTGATCTTAGATGAAGCTACTTCAAGCGTAGATACACGGACAGAAATCTTGATTCAAAAAGCAATGCGCAAGTTATTACAAGGCAGAACAAGCTTTGTTGTTGCTCACCGTTTGTCCACTATCCGTGATGCGGATAACATTATTGTGATGAACGAAGGAGACGTAATGGAAACTGGTACACATGATGAATTAATGGCAAAAGGCGGCTTCTATGCTGATTTGTATAACAGCCAATTTGCTGAACAACCAGCTATCTAA
- a CDS encoding nuclease-related domain-containing protein: MEYKREKPVSLKIMESLAKRGELTPKERQYLQQLQKGFAGERVFDQMSTQLSKNCLIMNDLLLRPDASNAFQIDSLILTNKAIYLYEIKNYSGEYCYGEEMLLKLPNFKVSNPLIQVQTTKNKLILFLKELQYDIDVKAYVTYVNPEFTLFNAPRRENILLPTQLNKHFTTLENQSIPLTAFHKKIAADFAAHQIEPTPFKNDIPNYSFSDLRKGICCEKCNSFHLELQRIKYHCCSCMYERSINSALLASIKEYQLLFPDNNLNTEMLFRWCNKAVTKKRIRRVLNTLL; encoded by the coding sequence ATGGAGTACAAGCGAGAAAAACCTGTTTCGCTAAAGATTATGGAATCTTTGGCAAAAAGAGGGGAACTAACACCCAAAGAGAGACAATACCTGCAACAGTTGCAGAAAGGTTTTGCAGGTGAAAGGGTCTTTGATCAGATGAGCACTCAGTTGAGTAAAAACTGTTTAATTATGAATGACTTATTGTTGCGGCCTGATGCTTCAAACGCCTTTCAAATTGATTCATTGATTTTAACTAATAAAGCGATTTATTTATACGAAATTAAAAATTATAGTGGGGAATATTGTTATGGAGAAGAGATGTTGTTAAAACTCCCGAATTTTAAAGTAAGTAATCCGCTTATTCAAGTACAAACTACTAAAAATAAACTCATCCTTTTCCTAAAAGAACTTCAGTATGATATCGACGTCAAAGCCTATGTTACTTATGTGAATCCAGAATTTACTCTATTTAATGCTCCAAGGCGAGAAAATATTTTATTGCCAACACAGTTGAACAAGCATTTTACTACGTTGGAAAACCAGAGTATACCTTTGACTGCTTTTCATAAAAAAATTGCTGCAGACTTTGCTGCACACCAAATTGAACCAACTCCATTTAAGAATGATATTCCAAATTATTCATTTAGCGACTTACGCAAAGGAATCTGTTGCGAAAAATGCAATTCTTTCCATTTAGAGCTGCAACGAATAAAGTACCATTGTTGTTCATGTATGTATGAACGCTCTATTAATTCTGCGCTCTTAGCCAGTATCAAAGAATATCAGCTACTTTTTCCAGATAATAATCTAAATACAGAAATGCTATTTCGCTGGTGCAACAAGGCCGTTACAAAAAAAAGAATCAGGCGTGTTCTTAATACTCTTCTTTAA
- a CDS encoding GNAT family N-acetyltransferase: MTEYKTMPLDQYKEMLDLASYAFNIEKTEKREKEFKELCSVSVCYGAFQDETLMSQLIVRPMEVYLHGKTFPMGGIGYVSSYPENRGGGDIAQLMKLSLEKMNEQDQLLSYLSPFSYPFYRKYGYEQSFDDIQYTIDVSELPKTQKTPGTIRRVQWEEAKATMKTLYKNRYQTSIGPLKRNEWDWEFLMTSREESHIALYLDEKGEAQGYLIYSFKGQDARTFVLQEMVYLSHPAFSGLWNFVASHKATFYTYLYKTGESEKIAYLLENPRIKQELVPSMMTRIVNMEQFLLAYPFKERAPQTVYLKVEDLAAPWNTGVWKLELYLTDRKVSRVTNEQELSQVSLLSGTIQAWTQVFMNYRTIEELHFFERIQGDEQTLADFAKRIPEGTPVLYDYF; the protein is encoded by the coding sequence ATGACTGAATACAAAACAATGCCGCTTGATCAATACAAAGAAATGTTAGACTTAGCAAGTTATGCCTTTAATATAGAGAAAACAGAAAAACGCGAAAAAGAATTTAAAGAGCTTTGCTCTGTTTCAGTATGCTATGGGGCTTTTCAAGATGAAACGTTGATGAGCCAGCTTATTGTCCGGCCAATGGAAGTTTACTTACACGGAAAAACCTTTCCAATGGGAGGGATCGGCTATGTATCAAGTTACCCTGAAAATAGGGGCGGAGGAGATATCGCTCAATTAATGAAGCTGTCATTAGAAAAGATGAACGAACAAGACCAGTTGCTCTCCTACTTATCGCCTTTTTCTTATCCGTTTTATCGCAAATACGGTTATGAACAAAGTTTTGATGATATCCAATATACGATTGATGTCAGTGAATTGCCGAAAACGCAAAAAACACCGGGAACAATTCGACGTGTTCAATGGGAAGAAGCAAAAGCAACAATGAAAACTCTTTATAAAAATCGCTATCAAACCAGTATTGGTCCGCTTAAACGCAATGAGTGGGATTGGGAATTTTTAATGACGTCACGAGAAGAGTCTCATATTGCGTTATATTTGGATGAAAAAGGCGAAGCCCAAGGCTATTTAATCTACTCTTTCAAAGGACAAGACGCCAGAACATTTGTCTTGCAAGAAATGGTTTATTTGTCTCATCCAGCCTTTAGCGGGTTGTGGAATTTTGTGGCTTCGCATAAAGCCACTTTCTATACCTATCTTTATAAAACGGGTGAATCCGAAAAAATAGCTTACTTGTTAGAGAACCCAAGAATTAAACAAGAATTAGTTCCTTCAATGATGACACGAATTGTGAATATGGAACAATTTTTGTTAGCTTATCCATTTAAAGAAAGAGCTCCTCAAACGGTTTATTTGAAAGTCGAAGATCTAGCAGCTCCCTGGAATACCGGAGTTTGGAAGTTGGAATTATACTTGACTGACAGAAAAGTATCTCGGGTGACCAATGAACAAGAACTTTCCCAAGTTTCGCTTTTATCAGGCACCATTCAAGCTTGGACACAAGTTTTCATGAATTATCGAACGATTGAAGAATTGCACTTTTTTGAACGGATTCAAGGAGATGAGCAAACACTGGCTGATTTTGCAAAACGAATTCCAGAAGGAACGCCGGTTTTATATGATTATTTTTAG
- a CDS encoding VOC family protein, whose amino-acid sequence MKQVPNLNEKTHIGEVVLNVENLQEMKQFYQTVIGMDIKFETPSAVSFGAKEDQTILLTMQVVSANKPNVRSTGLYHLALLLPTRQDLGEMLYHLLVSGYPLTGASDHGYSEALYLDDPEGNGIEIYWDKPKSEWDIRPDGQIAGVTNPMDADSVIAEAKETFSHLPSGSSIGHVHLFVADLSETEAFYKNLLGFELKFDFGAQAKFFAAGEYHHQIGANTWAGKGIPAAKKGTRGLAYYTIVVPVKEDFSRIQTSLTNKQYEYQIDKERGVLSLEDPNGITVKILQA is encoded by the coding sequence ATGAAACAAGTGCCTAATTTAAATGAAAAGACGCATATTGGAGAAGTTGTTTTAAATGTTGAAAATTTACAAGAGATGAAACAGTTCTATCAAACTGTTATTGGAATGGATATAAAATTTGAAACACCATCAGCGGTTTCTTTTGGTGCAAAAGAAGATCAAACGATTTTGTTAACAATGCAAGTTGTTTCAGCAAACAAGCCTAACGTTCGTTCGACAGGATTGTATCATTTGGCTCTTTTGTTGCCTACTCGACAAGACTTAGGTGAGATGCTGTATCATCTCCTCGTTTCTGGTTACCCGCTGACCGGTGCCAGTGATCATGGCTATAGCGAAGCTCTTTATCTGGATGATCCTGAAGGAAATGGGATTGAAATCTATTGGGATAAACCTAAATCTGAGTGGGACATTCGTCCAGATGGCCAAATTGCAGGCGTAACAAATCCAATGGATGCAGATAGTGTGATCGCTGAAGCTAAAGAAACGTTCAGTCACTTGCCTTCAGGAAGTTCTATCGGACATGTGCATTTATTTGTAGCTGACTTGAGTGAGACTGAAGCTTTTTACAAGAATTTATTGGGATTTGAATTAAAATTTGATTTTGGCGCACAAGCAAAGTTTTTTGCAGCTGGTGAATACCATCATCAAATCGGAGCAAATACTTGGGCGGGAAAAGGAATTCCAGCAGCTAAAAAAGGGACTCGCGGTTTGGCGTATTATACAATCGTAGTTCCAGTTAAAGAAGACTTTTCCCGTATTCAAACATCTTTAACAAACAAACAGTATGAATACCAGATAGATAAAGAGAGAGGCGTTCTTTCATTGGAAGACCCCAATGGAATTACAGTGAAAATCCTACAAGCATAA
- a CDS encoding serine hydrolase domain-containing protein, translating to MYDNTRKLIRHFTEDGTLPGASYAFINQQETRQYREGLAALIPHKEPIIENQQYDVASLTKVMLTTTVILQLLENRVLALDASVQTYLPDLSAGQVTLRHLLTHTSGLNGFIPNRNALSASELKAALLRVPVEDSFGIEAKYTDTNMILLGYIIEVIEKETLSAVFEKRVIQPLNLRYSTFHPADLAQCAPTEKQPDRGVIRGVVHDPKALVLGDHCGSAGLFSTLNDVSRFSQMLLQKGQLDGIRILQESTVDQLSQDWTPNGKLERSLGWDLKVRKKDCYLFHTGFTGTFILLDIKKQTAFVFLSNRVHPTSDTPVYLKKRDQLIDTYFAEKEAEIL from the coding sequence ATGTACGACAACACTAGGAAACTGATCCGACACTTTACCGAAGACGGCACATTGCCTGGAGCAAGTTATGCTTTTATCAATCAACAAGAAACCAGGCAATATCGTGAGGGTCTAGCAGCGTTGATTCCTCATAAAGAACCTATCATAGAAAACCAGCAATATGATGTGGCTTCTTTGACAAAAGTCATGCTGACAACCACGGTTATTTTGCAATTATTGGAGAACAGGGTATTGGCTCTGGATGCCTCCGTACAGACTTACTTACCAGATTTAAGTGCCGGACAAGTCACGCTTCGTCATTTACTGACACACACTTCTGGGTTAAATGGATTTATTCCCAATCGCAATGCGTTATCAGCAAGTGAATTAAAAGCAGCTTTATTGAGAGTGCCAGTGGAAGACTCTTTCGGAATAGAAGCGAAGTATACCGATACGAATATGATCTTATTAGGGTATATTATTGAAGTCATTGAAAAGGAAACGCTAAGTGCTGTTTTTGAAAAGCGAGTGATCCAGCCTCTAAATTTGCGGTATTCAACCTTTCATCCAGCAGACCTGGCCCAATGTGCTCCAACAGAAAAACAACCGGATCGCGGTGTGATCAGAGGAGTGGTACATGACCCCAAAGCGTTAGTATTAGGCGATCATTGCGGCAGTGCGGGGTTGTTTTCTACGTTGAACGATGTTTCGCGCTTTAGCCAGATGCTGCTTCAAAAAGGGCAGTTAGACGGTATTCGTATCTTGCAGGAATCAACCGTTGATCAATTGTCACAAGATTGGACGCCAAATGGGAAATTAGAACGCTCTTTAGGCTGGGATTTAAAAGTCAGAAAGAAAGACTGCTACCTTTTTCATACTGGTTTTACGGGTACGTTTATTTTATTGGATATAAAAAAGCAAACAGCTTTTGTTTTTTTGTCTAACCGCGTTCATCCAACTAGTGATACACCGGTGTATCTCAAGAAACGAGATCAATTGATCGATACGTATTTTGCAGAAAAAGAAGCAGAAATACTTTAA
- the manA gene encoding mannose-6-phosphate isomerase, class I: MNEPLFLKAVLQEKIWGGTKLRDVFGYDLPSDKVGECWAISAHPNGPSTVLNGPYQGMTLAEVWEKHRDVFGNAKGDVFPLLTKILDANDDLSVQVHPDDAYGMEHEGELGKTECWYVIDADEGAEIIYGHHAQSKEELETMIREGKWDDLLRRIKVKKGDFFFVPSGTIHAIGSGIMILETQQSSDTTYRVYDYDRKGDDGKPRELHIQQSVDVTTVPHVDAATDIQTEKRENVEITTYVKTDFFDVYQWDITGKAAFEATAPYTLVSVLEGEGTLSVEAGDYPLHKGTHFILPNEIKHWTIDGTLQIIASTPGTKL, encoded by the coding sequence ATGAACGAACCATTGTTTTTAAAAGCTGTTTTACAAGAAAAAATCTGGGGCGGTACAAAATTAAGAGATGTCTTTGGCTATGATTTACCCAGTGATAAGGTAGGAGAATGTTGGGCTATCAGTGCTCATCCAAATGGTCCTAGCACAGTATTAAATGGTCCTTATCAAGGAATGACATTGGCAGAAGTCTGGGAAAAACACCGTGATGTTTTCGGCAATGCCAAAGGAGACGTCTTCCCATTATTAACTAAAATATTAGATGCGAACGATGACTTATCGGTACAAGTGCATCCAGACGATGCTTATGGAATGGAACACGAAGGCGAGTTAGGAAAAACAGAATGCTGGTATGTGATCGATGCCGATGAAGGAGCAGAAATCATTTATGGGCATCATGCTCAATCAAAAGAAGAATTAGAAACCATGATTCGTGAAGGCAAATGGGACGATTTATTGCGCCGCATCAAAGTAAAAAAAGGTGATTTCTTCTTTGTTCCAAGCGGAACGATCCATGCGATCGGATCAGGGATCATGATTCTGGAAACGCAACAATCTAGTGATACAACTTACCGGGTCTATGACTATGATCGCAAAGGCGATGATGGAAAGCCAAGAGAACTGCACATTCAACAATCAGTTGATGTGACAACAGTTCCGCATGTGGATGCAGCAACAGATATCCAAACAGAAAAACGGGAAAATGTCGAAATTACAACCTATGTAAAAACGGATTTCTTTGATGTATACCAATGGGATATTACAGGAAAAGCAGCATTTGAAGCTACAGCACCTTATACTCTAGTGAGTGTTTTAGAAGGTGAAGGAACGTTGTCTGTTGAAGCAGGGGACTATCCATTACACAAAGGAACGCATTTCATTTTGCCAAATGAAATCAAACATTGGACAATTGACGGCACACTGCAAATTATTGCCTCAACACCAGGAACGAAACTTTAA